In the Triticum aestivum cultivar Chinese Spring chromosome 2B, IWGSC CS RefSeq v2.1, whole genome shotgun sequence genome, gcgctcCGCCGCTGCACCGCCTCTTCGGgctgtagcgccgcggcccgcagTCCCCGCAACTGCCCTGAGGTCTTTCGCCGTCGCCACGACCCGCCTGCTGCCTccgcgtcgccccttcgggtcgtGGCGGCGCGGCGTGTGGTTCACCGCCGTCCCTACGCGTTGACTTCCCGTGGTATGTGCCGCGCcacctcccttggcgcgggaactcCATCGTCCGCGCAGGTCTTCGTCACGCTGCCGGGTTCCTCGCCTACTTCAAGCATCGCCGGcacgctcctaacctagccgccgccacctacgCCCTCAGGCCGCCGcgccgctcttcttcggccgccgccgccgcgctcttcttcggtcgccgccgccgttacccccgtagccgccgctatcgtccacctccttcgtcttcgtccagcaccagcccgtcgccagtgTTGCCGTCATCTaacccgaccacttcgtctactccgaccatcgTTGGTGACATTGGCCCCCATGCCGATTGGCGCCACAACCGTCATCGAGTCTTCTTCTCTGTTGGCCCTCTGACTCCTCGGCATGGCGTACATCTCATGAAGGTCCCtcatctacgcatgcccggtgctggcaacatcaatgcgtgccttcgtctatgatgtgtccccgggcctggcaagcctggcgcGACGCTTTGTCAatttcgtcttcgtccgtctacgcatgcccgatgctggcaacaccgacgcgttCCTTCGTCTATGACGTGTCCCTGGTTTGGCAAACCTGGCGCGACGATTCGTCAACATcgtcttcttcccggcgcaccactacttcgacaccactgcgcccatgactaactcggcgcctccttgcgcctgcGGCTTGACTTCCAAGACACCGGCTAcaccgactcgacatcgaccacgacattcttcgcacagctacctcgaccacggctacaccacccacgctctcggctacctcgacaaacggcacaaagggctacccgCCAGATTCGGTGTCAAACGGCTCTAATCGATCAATCAGTGTTTTCTGAAAACTGTCAGCACAATCGTGGCGGTTATGTAAAAAAAAACCCCGAAAGGTGGTGGTTTTTTAATTAGGGTCCCTAATTATGGtgttttttttgcaatttactcgatTCAAAGTAGTCGAATCCTTCACCGGAGCCCGAACCCTGCGCAAGCAGGAGCTACATGCACCATACTACCCTTTCTTTTCTGGAATTAGCAAGTTTTCCTAGTGCCCGTGGTACTCAGTGAGCCAAATCAGCTCGGTTATGTTTTTTCCAAGTCCTTTTACACGTGGCACTCGATAAAGGTGACACAGCTGGACTCTTGGCAAAGGCATCTTTGCCGAGTTAGCCTTGACACAACACATTGAAAGTGGTGGTAGACGTTTGTTAGCTCTGTGTGCTAGAAACATCTCTTAGTTGGATAAAATCATGAGTGAGACCACTAAAAACAATGGAAGATGGATTTATCTATAAAGCGGGCCGTGGGGCATTTTTTAGTAGAAAACGATGGAAGACGTGTGCTAGATCGATGTGGTAGAAACATCTCTTTTTGTCTGATAAAATAATGAGTCAAGACAAAGCGCATGAAAACGGTGCAAGATGTGTGCCAAACTGGTTTGCTAAAAACATCTTTTAGATGTCCAGCCAAATCATGACTGAGGCCACAAGGCATTAAAACAGTGTGCGACATGTGTTATATCGATGTGCTAGGGACATCTCTTAGCTGTCATGGAAAATCATAGTGATACCATGATGCGATGAAAGCGGGGAAGAGCCGTGCTagatctgtgtgtgtgtgtgcatatgTTACTCTGTCTTCATCTAAAAAGGCGGTTGCTTGGTATCATGATAAATCATCCATGCGTTGTGTTAATTAGTACATACATTACCAGTAGTATTTCAGTTGAGCAGCTAAGAATATACCTCGATATTACATTTTTTAGGTACACCGACATTTCTCGACATTGGCCGCGCTATGTGTGTTTATCTGGATGTCCTTTTCCTTTTTTTGCGGTTTCTTTAGACAACCTTTCTTTGCATTACGTGCACTCCTATAGACTACAGACAACCTTTCGACAACTTTGCTTGAGACGTGATAAATAACGGCAAATATTACGCGCCTATATAAAGGCCGGCGCCGGCCTCCCGCTTCTCCATTCCGTTGTCATCTGTCTCTCCTAGTCTCGCGTCGGCAGCAATGGTGTTCGTTCACAAGGGTGGTGTTTGGTGGTTCCTCTTTCTCGCGGCGGTGCTGCTCGCTGCTGCGGCTGTAGGAGCGGAGCAGGAGGATGGGGCCACGGCCACCGTCGCcgcggaggtggaggaggaggtcgGTGGGCGTGTCCATGACCAGGGCAACGACATGTGCGACATCAAGTGTCAACACGGGCAACATCTCGCCTGGAGACGACGGTGCGTGAACGAGTGCCGCAGACAAGAGCTTCGTCATCCTAGCAGAGCTTTCTGCGAAATGAAGTGCCAAGATCACTACCACAACCCGTCAAGGATGGAGCTGTGCGTGCACGAGTGCATGAGCTATGGCCTCAAGCTCCATGCGGATAGCAACAACGGCGTCGACCACCATCCCCATGCCTGGGAGGTGGTGGTCGGCTGGCGTGCCGATGGCCGAAGCAACGACATGTGCGACAACAAGTGCCAGCACTGGCAAGACCCTGCCGGAAGACGACGGTGCGTGAACGAGTGTCACAGCCGGGAGCATCATTATCCTAGCAGAGCTTTCTGCGAGATGAAATGTCAACATCACTACCATGACCCGTCAAGGATGGAACTGTGCGTGCACCAGTGCATGAGCTATGGCCTCAACCTTCATGTAGGAGGCAACAACAGCGCCGATGAGCATCCCATCGTCTGATTAATGGCGGACGGAGCTATCGTCGAGGTTGTGCGATGCCCGCCCCCATCGCGCACCTAATAATTATAAGAAAATAATGAGGGTTGCGCTTCAATACATCCTCCTTAAATAAACTTTTAAAAAGGCATTTTTTTATCTATATAGGTCACAAGATTAATCCTCTAATTTGTTGAGTATTAACTAGAGGATCTAATAAATACCAATAATCAAAAAAAATGTTAGTGAGAAGACCATGAGATGTTAGTGACAAGACACTAAATGACCCGTAAACATAAATTACATCAAAATTTATTTTTTGACAAAgagaatatattaatatcgcgacATGAAAAAAATTATATTGGTCGTACTCTTCCTTCGCTTTCTCGTCATCAACTGGAGCTTGAAAAATCATGCTTTGACCCTTCCTCGACGGTTCTGGTCCACGATATCTTCTCTCTCTGTCGAGTTTCTTTCTCGGTTGCTTCATATTCTTCTTcctgttagagatatatttgggttacatgtatttggtagtttagaattcctaccttatctctaggagaggcgtcttgtcctccaagtcttgtactcaatatatactcgccctcgaggctcaataatacatccatcatattccgcaccaatccctctctctcccttccaacatggtatcagcctaatcacGATCCAAACCCTAGACGCCGCCGCTTTCGCACccacgcgccgcccccggggcggtcggcctccatgaccgccgccgggggccgcgctgcccgtacctagggttcgtccgccggtcgtgtcgaccggctgccctagaaagtctttttcccgatcctttgatccgggttttctctctctcgccggtcactttgatcggcgtctactttttggttttccggtctatgtgatccggtttgcgtcgcccgccgccgccgtcgaccctcgcgcctctactccgacatcgGCGTCGATTTCACCGGCTGCTTCGTCATCAACCGCGCGGCAAGGCTGGACGCGCCGCCCAAGGGACGCCTTCGTGCGTCGCTGCCGGCCGCTCGTCCGCGCGGTCTCCATCGCCGGTCTGTCTTCGTCGTCATCGCCCGGGACATCACCGACAACGTCGCCATCGACTCCGATCTGCGCGTCGTCCCCGCCATGGCGCATACAGCGGCGCCGTCGGTCTGATCAACCGATCACGCGTCTGTCTTCGCCAAGCACGTCCCCGAGCACGCGTCTACCGCCGATCGAGCCACAGGTTGCCATCGCGTCGTCCCTACGGACCGCTGCGTTGCcgcccgaggtcttcccgccgtcaccccggcccgcctgccgccgctgcgtcgccccttcgggccgtagcgccgcggcccgcggtccacgtcgccgtcaccgcgcgtcgacctcccgtggtatgcgccgcgccgtctcccttggcgcgggaatgccaccgtccgcgccggtcttcgtcacctgacagggttcttcgcctacttcgagcaccgccaccgcacttctaacctagccgccgccgccgccgtcaggccgccgcggccgctcttctttggccgccgccgccgctaccttcgtagccgccgccgcccgtccacccccttcgtcttcgtccaagcaccagtccgtcgccagcgtcgccgtcatctaccccgaccacttcgtctactccgaccaccgttggtgacatcggccctgCGCCGATAGACGCCGCAAttgtcgtcgagttcttctctgctggcctctccgacttctccgacatggcgtacagctcgtgcaggtccctcgtctacgcatgcccggtgctggcaacaccgatgcgtgccttcatccacgacgtgtccccgggcctggcaagcctggtcggcgcttcgtcaacttcgtcttcgtccgtctacgcatgcctggtgctggcaacaccggtgcgtgccttcgtccacgatgtgtccccgggcttggcaaacccatcgcgacgcgtcgtcaacaacatctttttcccggcgcaccactacttcgacacccttgcgcccatgctaactcggcacccccttgcgcccgcggctccacggcgacttcctcgacaccggccaccccgactcgacatcgaccacggcattcttcgcacggctacctcaacCACGGCTACACcatcctacgctctcggctacatcgacatcgacacaaagggctatcatccgcttgagcaactcgtcggcttcctctacagtcaaTGCATCCGCGACGCGACACCGTCCACGACGTTCCTGCTAggactgcggggggatgtcagtCCGTCGGCTCctattctctccagtctgaccgtccgcgacgctcatgttgttcgcaacgctaccgctacgactgcggggggatgttagagatatatttgggttacatgtatttggtagtttaggattcctaccttatctctaggagaggcgtcttgtcctccaagtcttgtactcaatatatactcgccctcgaggctcaataatacatccatcatattccgcaccaatccctctctctctcccttccaacACTTCCCAATGGCATGAGCGGAGTGGTTTCGAGGCGTTGCATGTTTTCATCTTCCTCTCATGGCAATACCTCTTTCCTTTGGTGaatcttttctctcttattttctgCATCAAAGAGAGGCCCTCCTATGTCATCTTTGATTTTGATTAGTTGTTATTCTCGCTCCTTAACCTCCACTACAGAGGCCTTGCTTGCTCTCTCGTAAGAGTGGTTGGGATCCCCCAAGTGTAAGGGTGTTGTAACCTAGCAGTATGTATTTTCCTCGGTTAGAAAATCAAGGTTAATCGAACCAGTAGGAGCCACCTAGCAAATAAAGTGAGCGATACCTGCACACAAAGCACAAAAAATGCTTGTCCCCAACACAGCAAGAGGGTTGCCAAGCCCCTTGTCTTGCTGGTTACAAGATTAAATGCAAGTGATAGAGATAGTTGGTACCAAAAGTAAATGGTAAAGTAAAAGTAGCAATTCTCATGAAGATTTCAGTAATGGATAATAGACTCTTGAACAAGCAAGTGGTGTGGTGAATAAATTACAGCTGGGCAGCGATTAAATTGGAATGTTTATAtttatgactatgatcattcatggtatAATCTCATACATGCATTATATCCATGATAAATAGACTGTTAATCCACCTGTATCTACTACTAATGCACCACTCAAAGagtgttatccagcatgcatcctgGAGTATTAAGTTTACAaaaaacagagcattgcaataagcATGATGTAATGTAGACAGCAAAACATCAAGCAATATGAGAGAcaccgtcgttttatccttagtggcaataatacaatacatgtcttgtccCCATTCTGTCACTGGAATATATATCACCGCAAGATTAGAACCCACTACAAAGAACCAGTTCCTTTGAAGAAAAATCTGGCGAAATTGGCCAAAGAAGATAGATAGATCGAAGAAGATTCAAAGCTATTTAATTATACAGCAAGAGAACCTCAAAAGATTCATTTGtattcaatgaacaatctgatcataaagtgataattcatcatatcccaacaaacacatgcaCTAATTACATCAGATTGATCCCGATCATGTAAGGCAGCTCAtgggaacatggtattgaagattagagagagagagagagagagagagagggagggagggagggagggagggagagagagagagagagtaatctaACTACCGCTATGGACTCTAAGATCCtaagggaactactcacacatggtcatggagacaacaaggttgatgaagaagcctccgacaatggattccccctctggcagagctttATAACATGCCTCCAGATTAGATCTCTTCGGAACAGAAGTTTGTGGCGACAAAAAAAGTCAAATAAAAATATCTCacggggtttatgtatttatagaaATTTATGGCGGTTGAATGGATGAATGGCGGTAAAGTGTGGGGCCCATACGACCAGGGGAGCACCCTAGGGCCTAGCCACGCTAGGTGGCCGTGTGCCCCCCTGCCTCTTCTCGTTGCCCTCCGATTCTTCCTGGAATCTCCATGCCCCGGAAAAAATTGTATTAATCGGTAGGGTATTTTGACCTCCGTAGATATGGATTTCTGTAAAACCAAAAACAGGTAGAATACAACAACTAGCATCGgacactaaattaataggttagtccataatTAACGTGTTCCCCTATCCATAAATAACCTAAAACCAACAAACGTACGAAACCAAACCAAACCACGACGTACGATGATGACCGCTGACTCCCCTTTAATTGGGGTATTTGTGCTGGTAGCAGAATCTACTCAAGTTAGAGAGAATTCAAAGTAAGAAAAAAAGGCATAAGATGAGGTCTAGTAGGGAAAATGTTATGTGGCTCTTAAGATGCCAAATAGAGTTGTTTGGTACATAGTGCATACCCCCATTCATACGCTAGTTCGTAAGTGGGCCGGCACATATAGTCTCTCCTTCACTGGTATTGCCCTCCAGTTCTCCGGGCTGTTTTTTACTTCTATTTGTtgggttttccttttctttttaaaaaatcgTGAACTTTTTAGGAAATAGTGAAGATATTTTTCAAACATGTGATTTTATTCTCAAACATTTTTTCAATTCATATTTTGTTGAATTCACGAACACTTTTGAGTTCATATGTTTTTGAAATTAATGAACTTTTAAAAAATTGTGAACAGGTTTCAAACTCACAAATTTTTTTCAACTGTGTGAAAATTTTCtaagtttgatttttttaaaaaatatgctcCCTCTTTAAAGAAATATAATAGCATTTAGATcagtactttagtgatctaaacgctcttatatctAATAATCAGACCATTTTTTTCAGGGAGCAATGCATGACACTCAAACACCATTGTTGTCGCAAACATTTTCTTTTTGTGAGCCTAAAAAAATGGTTATCGACCCAAACATGAGTGCTCCTGTTACACGCGCTATGCGTCGGATATAGCGCAAACGTGTTACATGTACATTCTTCCCCTCTCTTGGAGCTCTATGTGGACCGGCCCATATTCTGCTCGATTTTTCTTGTTTTATTGCTACGTTTTTGCATGCCGTTCGAGTGTTTCAAATTTATGAAAACACAAATTaagaaaaaaatcaattttttgaataaaaaatCCACAAATTAGTAAAATATCCGTGAATTTGGAAACAAATGTTCACAAGTTAAAAAGGTATACAAAATTTCCAGAAAATGGTCACAAATTAAAAATGTCCATGAATTCGAAAATAATAATgagttgaaaaaatgttcatgaaagagaaaaagttccaaaataTTCATTAAAATCATGAAAATGTTAAAACTTTAGAATTGTTTCCTGACTCTTAGAAAACGTTCATGAATTCGAAAAATATTCTTGGATTTTAATTTTTTTCCTGTGTTTTAAAAGTATCCACAAATTTAAAATTATTTCCTGATTTATATAAAATTTCACGATTTTAAAATATGCTCTCCAAATCCAAGAATTATTTTcctaaaaataaaattaaaatagaaaacaataaaaacTGGTAGAATCAGGAAAGAAAAACACGTAAAAGCGGTTTTCTAGAACGTTACAAAACCTGTTGAAACCTGTAAACGGGTCGGCCCATG is a window encoding:
- the LOC123042530 gene encoding antimicrobial peptides, giving the protein MVFVHKGGVWWFLFLAAVLLAAAAVGAEQEDGATATVAAEVEEEVGGRVHDQGNDMCDIKCQHGQHLAWRRRCVNECRRQELRHPSRAFCEMKCQDHYHNPSRMELCVHECMSYGLKLHADSNNGVDHHPHAWEVVVGWRADGRSNDMCDNKCQHWQDPAGRRRCVNECHSREHHYPSRAFCEMKCQHHYHDPSRMELCVHQCMSYGLNLHVGGNNSADEHPIV